The region ttccttccttccttccttgccgGACTTGAGTCTACTTTTGCTTGCTTCAGCCTAGGATCATGCTGGTTAGTTAGATCTATGCATGTGCATGCCTTCTCCATTCATTCATTCTCCTCTTGCTTTGATTTAGTTAATTAGATCCTGCTGGTTTAATCCAGTCACAGTGGCGGAGGATCCGGTAGGGCGAGGTCTGGCGCCCGCCCTACCTTGATTTTGTTTTGTGCGATTCAATTTGTACAGGTACAGGTACGCATGGCTGGATTTCGTGCGAGGTCTGGCTGCTTCCTCGTTGGCGTTGCCTCGCTAGAGAAAAGGAAGGAGAAAGGGGAATGGCCTGGCCCTGATTTCCCGATTCCCTCCGCTGGCCCTGATTTCTCTCTTCACCTCCCTCTCTATCGGACAACTGTAGGATCTCTGAACCCTAATCCGTTGAAATGCGTGGAGACGGCTGGTGCTGTTGTTGTGGTGAGAGACTGAGAGAGAGCTGTGAGAGATCCAGGGATGAAAGAGAGGCTTACGCTGGGATTGGGAGTTCTACCGGTTAACTATTCTTTTTTTTACTAGAGAAGAAAGGGGTGCTAATTACTGTAGTTTGAGCTGCAGTCAATACTGAATGTTTCTACTGTTGCTATCCGGTGCAGATGATGGCTTCGTGTGGTGGTTGGTGGCGCGGTGAAGAGTGAAGGTATAGATTTCTGAAAAAAAAAATTACATTTCTAAATTTGTGATTTGTGTTGCAAAATAGCTTGACAATGTACAGTTCACTGGTCTTAGTGGTATTTTCGTATTGAGGATGTGGTTTGGCATCATAATTTGATTTATTTATGCTATAGTGGTCACCTCacctcaaaaaacaaaacaaaaaatcgtcCTCCGCCACTGTCCACTCAAGCATATCCTCTTTGATAATCACGATCTTTGCTTAATTTACTAGCAAGCCAATTCTAGAATTACTTTTTTTATTTTCTAAAGAATCCATGTGCATGCTTAATTTGCAAATTTTCCCTTGCATGGTGTTTCTGTCtgttttatgttttcttttttttttgcaccaATTGCAAATTAACTTGACTGGTCTATTCTAAGATATCAAAAAGGGTAATTAAGAGCAGTTACAAGACCATAAGTTAATCATGTTACTCTCTCTTCGTGCAGTAGTTTCTTCCTCTGTTTACTAGAAGAAGATTAACATGGGTCATGGAGGTGTGGCCCCAAAGTTTATGCCGTTCCATCTATTGGAAGAAATGACAGATCGTTTCTCTGAACACCGCAGCTTAGGTAGCGGCTCTTATGGAAAAGTTTACATGGTACAATTTTCTAAACGTTACTTAAAGTTCTTCGTATGTTTCACTACCAAAACTGACAACATCAAACAGATACTACTGATCAAATCTATCACAAATATGATTTGATAATGGTGTTGAATAGGGAGTGGAGAAGAATGGGAAGAAGATTGCTGTCAAGATGCTCCATGACACGATAGAGGTTAACGATGATCAATTTGACACCGAGTGTCTCAACCTTGCATGTCTCCAGCACAACAATATTGTGCAGTTGGTTGGCTATTGTCATGATACTAAGCGAGAATACGTATGGCACGACGGAAAACTTGTTCCTGCTCACGGGACAAAGAGGGCACTTTGCTTGGAGTACGTGAATAACGGAACCCTTGAAAAATTTCTTTCTGGTATGATGGTGCCCTGCTTTCGGAATCCTTTCTGAAATCAGCATTCCATGAAGCTTATTTTGTCGTTGCAGATGAATCGAAGGTACATGATTGGTGCACACGTTTTTCAATAATCAAGGGAATCTGCAATGGTTTAAAATACCTTCACAAGGATCTGGAATCTCCAATGTATCACTTGGATTTAAAACTAGCCAATATATTGCTGAATGAGGATATGGTACCGAAAATCGCAGATTTCGGCTTGTCGCGGCTCTTTGAAGGTCAAAAGACACAAAGGACAAAGAGTATTATAGGAACACGGTAAGCTTAATTAATCTTTCATGTGACATGTAACTATTCATAACGAGCATGAAATTTTGTTTGCATTAAAAGGTGCATAGTATAATAACATACATGATGTATTTTGCAGAGGATACCTACCGCCAGAATATCGTAATGGGGAAATAATCTCAAATAAGTTTGATATATACAGCTTAGGTGTTGTAATCATAAAGATAATGACAGGACCTCGGGGCTACTTTAGTAGTGCTGAGATACCTTCCTGGGAATTCATTAAGAATGTAAGAATACTGTCTTATATGTGTTTTTTGAAGGTATTTTCAGGTGGAATGAATTAATTCCATGGAAGGTATCTCAGCACTTCTAATAtactcctattttgtatgctctgaaCTGGCAGGTGCACGAAGAATGGAGGAAAAGGCTACAGGTGACATCCGAGTATCTGCTAGAGTCGTATTCTAAACAAGTCAAGAGGTGCATTGAGATAGCTGTAAGTTGCTTGGAGACTGATCGAAACAAAAGGCCAAGTATATGGGACATCGTCCATGAGCTGAATAAGACATATACTATGCTTCAATTTGGTAGTGGATTAACAAATGACCAAGGGTTATCGTTTTCATCAATAGACCAGGTGATCACAAATGGAACAATATTTTTTGTtcattcttttttttttgctcatTTCGTCCTACGAAATAAATTTAATCAGTTGGTATATTTGGTGCACCCGGTGAAATATTATCCTAATTGCTATAGAACATTTTTAAGGTGTGATAATGGGATAATCTACACTGAACAATTTATGTTATATACACCTACAAGAATCACGTCACGGTGTATAACGAAGCCCTATAGTTTACATAACTTGCTTATGCCTGTTTGCTGTTGATATTCAAGACAATGGGTTTTGCTAACAAAATTATGTTAGAAACTTAGAACACTGCAATTTATAAAGACTGAAACAAACATGAGTAGATTAATTCTAGATAAAAGTATAGGAAGTAAATCAATTTTGTTTAATTTTCATGTTTCATTAAAAATATTATTGCAGCACTCACAAATAACCCATCACTCATTCCACCTGAAAATACCTGCAGCTGTGGTCATGAAAATAATAAATTTGACGGGGTAAATTATGCTGAAAATACGGAAACGGAAGGATAAAATGGAGTCTATAATTTATTTCTTCCTATTTTTCTTGTTTGTGTAGTTGATATATCTAGAAGAAGTTGAGGTTAAAATTTCAATCCTAACTAATCATGACTTGAGTTTCGGTTGGTGAATACAGAGCCCTCGGTTGAAGATGACAACCAGCAGCGCCAACTGCATGATGCTCACATCAAGATCACTACGGATTGCCAACAACCTGCCCCAGTACTGGAGATGGATTTCTCTGCCAGCGGATCCCAGGTTTGCTCACCGAACATTCGAACCACAAAAATTCTGGGACGGCTTCATCCACAGATGATCAATTAATTATTGGTTTGTATCATATAAAGATTTGCAGAATGCGTGGAGCTCCTGAGTGTGTACTTTTTCGCCGTGATCGGCGAGATCCCGCCGAGGGACCTCTCCGCTGGCACAAGCTACATAGTTTACCTCGTGTACAAGCTGGCGAACAGCACGTCCGGCCTGAAAGGCTGCGTGCAGACGTCGTCGCTCAGGCTTCACGGGGAGAGGATCGTCCCCGGCAGCACACGCGGGGTTAGCCTCCACCCTGAAGTGCGCGGGTCAGCCAGTGACGTTACCTACCCCGTGACAAGGGGTGACGGCTGGTTGGAGCTAAGGCTGGCCGAGTTTGAAAATGATGACGATATGCTCGCGGAGAGGGGGGTGATAGTAGATCTCCgcgaggagaacgacggcgtccagAAGAGAGGCCTCATCATTGGGGGCATGGAATTCAGGAGCAACTAGTGTGGTCATAATACAGTACTTGTGTAATTCATTCCATTATTTCAATGGATATGTTTGTTTCTCGAAAAAGGAGGTTAATAAATATGTTTGTAATACAATGATTGTTGCATACGTGAGCAAATTGTTCTAGTGATTCAGTCCGGAAATAAAGAGACCAGGAATAATCTATAGCAGAAGTGATAAGAACAGGTATTGAGTGAGTGTAGCATCATTTGTCACAtcggcgtgataacccacaagtataggggatcaattgtagcctctttcgataagtaagagtgtcgaacccaacgaggagctaaaggtagaacaaatattccctcaagttctatcgaccaccgatacaactctacgcacgcttagcgttcgctttacctagaacaaatatgaaactagaaggactttgtaggtgttgatggatagaattgcaagataataaaagacatgtaaataaaaagtagaggttgtttagataaagaagcaataaagtaaatatagcgagcgtggaaaagtggtggtaggagttgtgaaattgtccctaagcaattgactactttactagaccgatagcaagttttatgtgggagaggcataagctaacatactttctcttcttggatcatatgcatttatgattggaactctagcaatcagccacaactactaaagatcattaacgtaaaacccaaccatagcattaaagtgtcaagtcccctttatcccatacgccacaacccccttactcgggtttatgcttctgtcactcaagcaacccactataagggaatcatgaacgtattgcaacaccctacagcgggaatccctcacgcttgcgtgacacggagggcacaataggacagcaacatgaccacaagcaaattaaaccaatcatagcaattcatcaatcaccggtagaacAACGACAATCTACTCAGacaccataggatggcaacacatcattggatagtaatatgaagcataaagcaccatgttcaagtagagggtacaacaggttgcgggagagtggaccgttgaatatagaggggggaaggtgatggagatgttggtgaagatggcggaagtgttggtgtagatcgcggtgatgatgatggccccggcggagttccggcgccatcggaagcaagggggagagaggccccctccttcttcttcttccttgaccttctccctatgtgggagaagggtttcccctccggtccatggtctccatgccgtgggaggggcgagagcccctccgagattggatctctctctctgtctctctctgtttctgcgttcctgattctgccctttcaccattttttatattcccggagatccgtaacttcgattgggttGCCCTTTGGACACAATTTctgtccggatattggctttcttgcggcaaaagaagggcaccaaccgccttacggggtggccacgagggtcaggggcgcgcccccagcctcatgggcccctcgagcatcgtctcccgttgattccacttcccaaaattcacatatattccaaaaaaaacttaatccatttttattccgtttggactccgtttgatatgagtTTTctctgaaacaaaaaacatgcaacaaacagaaacaggcactgggcactggatcaatatgttagtcccaaaattagtataaaaagttgccaaaagtatatgaaagttgaataatattgacatggaacaatcaaaaattatagatacgacggagacgtatcacagcgcCGGTAGCGTCAGAGTCTTTTGGACCAATGAGGAGGAAATAGTGGACACCGAGGAATCAAACATTCGGTCGTCGTGTAGCCAAGGGCAAGAAGTCACATCGAGATGCTCATAAATTTTTTATCCTCCCTCACTTGGGTTCTTAAGTGACACGATTTCGGAGGCCTGCCCCATGGGGTCATGCACACAGTCCGGGATGAGAAAACCTAGATGTGCGCAAGGCTCTGGATCTATGTGGGTTCTGTGAGCAAACTCTTCTAGACGAGTTATAACACAACCATAAGAGAGGACAGCTGAGGGTTCACCAACCaggcaatttttttttcttctactGTAAGGAAATctttgtcatgcacattacaaagaAGACACCATGTACATTGGGCATGGGTTTTCATCAACCTGACAACTTTTTTCTTCCAATGTAAGGAAATCTTTGTGTCACACATAAAAAAGACAACGCGTACATGGTCCAAGGGTTTTCACCAACCTGGCAATCTTTTTTCTTCCACAATAAAATGGAAGATAACACAAACACTGGGCCAAGCGTTGTTCTAATTCTATATCCACTAGTGGGACTAAAATTCCACCACTTATCATGTTTGAGTGGACCTTTAAGGTTTATTCATAATTTTAACAATAATTCGGACATGGATTTTCTAGCTTgagggcatatatatatatatatacatacatatatatatatatatatatatatgtatatatatatatatatatatatatatacatcctaCCATATAGTGGTAGTTACCTCCACCTTCCCGACCACAGGATTCTTTAAGATACGTGCTTTTTCTAAACGGGTCATTGAGCTAGCATTTTTTGTGAACCCGTTTGGCAGCACCAAACTCTGCTATTTTCGTGCCTTGAAACCACAAATATATAATCCTCAACCAACGACTCAATGCATGGAATCGTCGTTAGTAACATGGCCGAGCGGCCGCCACGGCACGTTTGGAGGGATCACGAGCGGTGGGAAGATTTGATCAGGTGAAATGTCCATTACTACTATGTTCTGATCCATCATTCACTAATTTCTGGAACAATGTTTCTTTTCTGTATGCAGATGCATGATCTAGACTAGAACATCTGAAGTTAATGGCTTCTCTCTCTACAGACCCGGTTAGAAATTTTGGCGGCGCATTGGATCGTAATGGAAAATCCAGAGAAGGGGCAAAAGACTCAATGGAGATCCGCTGGCGTAATTTTCTTTTGCGTCTCCCATCGTGATTACAGGCACCAGCCATCCATTATAGGCATGCACGTGCAGCAGCCCCGACGACGGCGTCGTAGCAACACGTACGCATCCATGCCTGATGCGTGTGAAGTTGTGCCCACGATTGTTGCATCACGTATACATGTATTGATCATATTTAATGTCCCCAAAAGATGTATTATATATACTGTAGATGGATTCTTCATACTACTTCCAAAATAAAGTATATACCCCTACTTTTGCAGGAAAACGTATATAGACTTCATACTCCCTTCCAAAAAATATATATTCTTTTTTTATGAGGGAAAAAAATGTATATTCTACATACTCCCACGAGCCTAAAAAAATATTAAAGCCACCACTTCAGAGTTGGTTCAAAGAAATGCTTATATGAATGTTTCTTTTTTAGAACAAAAATTATATAGTATCGGTAAAAAAATACAGATATACTCCTGAGTAAAAAATTGTACATATGCTCCATACTACACAAAGAGTATGTATGCTTGCTCCATACAAAAGATGAACTATATACTACATACTAAACACTTTTCCTTTTGCAAATATACTAAACACTACTTTTGAGGGGCATGGAGTCGTTCACCAAGATATTTTCTTGCAAAAGATGTTTATACTCCATACTCCCTTTATAAAATGGCATACTCCGTTTATAAAATGTTAATACTCCATACTCCATACTTATGTTTTATGTTAATACTACATACTTCATACTACAATAATTATATGTTAATATTCCATACTCCAAAAAAAAACTCCATACTCCAAGTACACAGGTATACTTCATGCCTGTCTAAAAAAGGGATTATGCTTCATGCGGCTTGAAAAAGCAATATATTTTGTACAATGTTTTAAAAACCTAGAAGAGTCGTAACGTTCATAGTATGTAACCCTATACTGCAGTACCTATTTCTAAAGAAAATAACGTACTTGCTTAGACTAATTGCTTTGCGTCCACATCAACAAGAAAATCAGTGTCACGTTTCGTGTGCCTATCCGATGAAAGGTTAGTTATATTCGCAGCCAGAAATTAAGGAGGCAGTTGAACTGATCACTCGCCGGATTATTTTATTTGAAAATAGACAAGTTGCTGTCTAATGGATTCCTCGGCACCCGTTAACCCAGGTTCCATACCCGGTTGACCTAATGTTGTGAGGAGAGACACGTGGAGGCCAAGGAAttaggtggtaactaccactgcttgtagataaaatttgtatatatatatatatatatatatatatatatatatatatatatatataaagtacaAAGTTTATTGTGACCAAATAATGGTCTGGAAATCTCTATCTCTGTCTCTACTATGAAAAAACACATAGAATTCCTTTTCCTACTGATCGGACGACGTCCTGCCCACCCTTTCTCTAGCCACACCCTCCCGCACGTTTCACCTCCAGCATGTTTTTCTTCCTCGCATGACTCCTGCGTCTAGACcgagatcccttccctctcccctgaAAAAGCCCAACGCTCTACCAATCTCATTTCCCCCATCTAGGGTTTAGCCGCCGCTAACGTCCCATAGCTCCTTATGCCAGACCCAATCAACTAGTAGAGTGTCACCACTGCCCCTCGCGTACCACGTCACCGACGCAGTGTTTCACCCCGGCCGTGTACAACCATGGCCGTTGTGCTCTTCATCACTGCCTAGCGCTCACATCGCTGACGCCACCATCCCTTCACAGGATCATGGTCTTTGGGGGCACCCCGCCATGCTCAACCCTGGGTCGATCCATCGCAATGCTCTACGAACGCAGATGCAAGAGACGGTCCCCTCGTTTATGTCATGGTAGGGCGATTGAATTTGCAACAATAGTGGCACAATTGTGTAAAGGCGGTGGACAATTTGGCTTTTATTTTGTTGGTCACTTCTCGGGCAGCTAGCCTTCATACCGAGTCTTTCTCCGTTGCCAACTCGACGTCTGCGGGTATCCCCATGATAGGAAGATCTGCGAGAATAGGGAAAATAATTTCTAGCAACTCCATTGCCTGCCCGAGCCACGGGGAGCCAATCACGTTAAGCCAACATTGTTTTACTCCACTAACACTCTTAGATTGAGACCAATATATATTGTGTATATGTAATCTATTTTTTACGTTCATACAACAACAAATTATAAATATATCATTTCACTTTTGAAACAAATCAAACTAATGCAAAGTTCCCAAAAATTGACTTATACCCAAAAAGGAGATTCCAAGTAATTTAGGAAGACTTCATTATTCAAAGAAAGGGATTTCAACTAAATCAgacatatttcaattattttggaaatATTTCATTATTTCAAAAATAAAGCGATTTTACTATTTCAGAAATATGCCATTATTTTTAAAATTGACTTAAACTATTTCACTATTGAAAAAAAGTGATTTAAACTAATTATCCGAAAAGGATTTAAAAAATTTGGTTATCTCACAAAGTAATTTCCCAACTATTTCATAGATCAAATATTTCAATTTTGTAAATTTTTCTTAACTATGTCATTATTGAACCCCGCAAAACACTATGTCATTATTGCAAAAAAATCGGTTTCACTAATATTTTCACATATTTCATTATCCAAAATTATTTCAACTGTTTTTTCAAATGATTTTAATATATTCATTATGATGAAAAGTCAATTTTCCTACCATTTCAAGAATCAAACATTTCAATTTTAGTTACATTTAAACAAACAGTTGTCAAAATAACATTAATTCCACACATAGTCAATTTTTGTTTCAAAACCATTTCAAAATTTTGAGTTTTAGTAACAATTTAATAATAATTTCAATATGTTTTGAACTATTTAACAGATGAAAATTATCAATTTTCCATTCACTAGATATGACAATACCACTCAAAACTTAGTAGTCATGTTTGACAATTCTAGACAAGTCTTATTCAAAGGACATCTTTGTGCCCTCTAGTCGTGTCACAGACTCATATCACCTCAGTCATTCCTCGCGAGCACCTGCCCCGGCTACAACTGACAACACCCAAAGTGCCTTCCCTCTAATGGTCCAAGTCTATGGCCAATGACCCCTTCCCTAACCTACTCATCATATGAAGGTGTCTCTCTCATGGCGTCCATGTTCAGAGTGCTAGCCATGGACCCATTGATGTTTGAAGGCTTTGTCGCGGCGCCACCGCTGTGGGGAGAGGAGGCGTGGGAGCGCAAGTAC is a window of Triticum dicoccoides isolate Atlit2015 ecotype Zavitan chromosome 2B, WEW_v2.0, whole genome shotgun sequence DNA encoding:
- the LOC119361770 gene encoding putative receptor-like protein kinase At4g00960, whose product is MGHGGVAPKFMPFHLLEEMTDRFSEHRSLGSGSYGKVYMGVEKNGKKIAVKMLHDTIEVNDDQFDTECLNLACLQHNNIVQLVGYCHDTKREYVWHDGKLVPAHGTKRALCLEYVNNGTLEKFLSDESKVHDWCTRFSIIKGICNGLKYLHKDLESPMYHLDLKLANILLNEDMVPKIADFGLSRLFEGQKTQRTKSIIGTRGYLPPEYRNGEIISNKFDIYSLGVVIIKIMTGPRGYFSSAEIPSWEFIKNVHEEWRKRLQVTSEYLLESYSKQVKRCIEIAVSCLETDRNKRPSIWDIVHELNKTYTMLQFGSGLTNDQGLSFSSIDQSPRLKMTTSSANCMMLTSRSLRIANNLPQYWRWISLPADPRFAECVELLSVYFFAVIGEIPPRDLSAGTSYIVYLVYKLANSTSGLKGCVQTSSLRLHGERIVPGSTRGVSLHPEVRGSASDVTYPVTRGDGWLELRLAEFENDDDMLAERGVIVDLREENDGVQKRGLIIGGMEFRSN